Proteins from a genomic interval of Youhaiella tibetensis:
- the topA gene encoding type I DNA topoisomerase: MKVVIVESPNKIKTINKYLGKDYEVMASFGHVRDLPAKDGSVRPDEDFAMSWEVDSKSNKRLTDIARAVKESDELILATDPDREGEAISWHVLDVLKQKRAIRKDLPVRRVVFNSITQSAITEAMKHSRDIDEPLVDAYLARRALDYLVGFTLSPILWRKLPGSRSAGRVQSVALRLVCDREDEIEKFKPEEYWSVLAKLIEKGKTFEARLYSVDGKKTDKLDIKSGDEAEAIRKAILAGRFTVESVDKKPTKRNPYPPFTTSSLQQDASSRLGFSPSRTMQIAQRLYEEGIITYMRTDAVQMAPEGIDQARRAIDKEFGTAYLPATPRIYQTKAKNAQEAHEAIRPTDMFRRPESLKGDADQQKLYGLIWRRTLASQMRPAEIERTTADIAVATDRAITLRAVGSVVTFPGFLALYGVEAKEDREGDDDEDSRELPPLAVGDTPKLDACDIEQHFTQPPARYTEASLIKKMEELGIGRPSTYAATISTLIERNYVRLEKRALIAEDRGRIVTAFLESFFTRYVEYGFTAALEEQLDEISDGKLDYKQVLREFWEDFSRATAEIKDLRVSEVLDALNELLADHIFPAKEDGSDPRRCPTCGTGTLSLKLGKYGAFIGCSNYPECKHTMQLSDAAAGGLSENAPSDGILGADPETGDNVYLKSGRFGPYVQLGDEKEAKRSSLPKGWTPDSMTLDRALQLLSLPRLVGAHPETGLPITAALGRYGPFILHDGKYANLPDFEEVFTVGQNRAVDLLAAKAAGGFKRGGAAVAAIKTFEHDGGPITVRSGRYGPYVNQGKINATIPKDAKPEDVTLEQALALLAARAEATGTKTKRAPAKKTATKAAATKKAPAKKATAAKKPAAKKAATKAE, from the coding sequence ATGAAAGTCGTCATTGTTGAAAGTCCGAACAAGATCAAGACGATCAACAAATACCTTGGCAAGGATTATGAAGTCATGGCCAGCTTCGGCCATGTTCGCGATCTTCCGGCCAAGGACGGCTCCGTTCGTCCGGACGAAGACTTCGCCATGTCATGGGAAGTCGACAGCAAATCCAACAAGCGGCTCACCGATATTGCGCGCGCCGTAAAGGAATCTGACGAACTCATCCTCGCGACCGACCCGGATCGCGAAGGCGAGGCCATTTCCTGGCACGTGCTTGATGTGCTCAAGCAGAAGCGCGCCATCCGCAAGGACCTGCCGGTCCGCCGGGTGGTGTTCAATTCGATCACGCAGTCGGCGATTACCGAGGCGATGAAGCACTCGCGCGACATCGACGAGCCGCTGGTCGACGCCTACCTGGCGCGCCGCGCTCTCGACTATCTGGTAGGCTTCACCCTTTCACCGATCCTCTGGCGCAAGCTGCCGGGCTCGCGCTCGGCCGGCCGCGTGCAGTCGGTGGCCCTGCGCCTCGTCTGCGACCGTGAAGACGAGATCGAAAAGTTCAAGCCCGAGGAATACTGGTCGGTCCTGGCCAAGCTCATCGAAAAGGGCAAGACGTTCGAGGCCCGTCTCTATTCGGTGGACGGCAAGAAGACCGACAAGCTCGATATCAAGTCGGGCGATGAGGCCGAGGCCATCCGCAAGGCGATCCTCGCCGGCCGGTTCACGGTCGAGAGCGTCGACAAGAAGCCGACCAAGCGCAACCCCTACCCGCCCTTCACCACCTCGAGCCTGCAGCAGGACGCCTCCTCGCGCCTCGGCTTCTCGCCCTCGCGCACCATGCAGATCGCCCAGCGGCTCTACGAGGAAGGCATCATCACCTACATGCGTACGGACGCCGTGCAGATGGCGCCCGAAGGCATCGACCAGGCGCGCCGCGCCATCGACAAGGAATTCGGCACCGCCTACCTGCCTGCCACGCCGCGCATCTACCAGACCAAGGCCAAGAACGCCCAGGAAGCGCACGAAGCCATCCGTCCCACCGACATGTTCCGCCGGCCGGAAAGCCTCAAGGGCGACGCCGACCAGCAGAAGCTCTATGGCCTCATCTGGCGCCGCACCCTGGCCAGCCAGATGCGCCCGGCCGAGATCGAACGCACCACCGCCGACATTGCCGTCGCAACCGATCGCGCCATCACGCTGCGCGCCGTCGGCTCGGTCGTCACCTTCCCCGGCTTCCTGGCGCTCTACGGCGTCGAGGCCAAGGAGGACCGCGAGGGCGACGATGACGAGGATAGCCGCGAACTGCCGCCGCTGGCCGTCGGTGACACGCCCAAGCTCGATGCCTGCGATATCGAGCAGCACTTCACCCAGCCGCCGGCGCGCTACACCGAAGCCAGCCTCATCAAGAAGATGGAAGAGCTGGGCATCGGGCGCCCCTCGACCTATGCGGCCACCATCTCGACCCTGATCGAGCGCAACTACGTGCGGCTGGAAAAGCGCGCCCTCATCGCCGAGGATCGCGGCCGCATCGTCACGGCATTCCTCGAGAGCTTCTTCACCCGTTACGTCGAATACGGTTTCACCGCCGCCCTCGAGGAGCAGCTGGACGAAATCTCGGACGGCAAGCTCGACTACAAGCAGGTGCTCCGCGAGTTCTGGGAGGACTTCTCCAGGGCGACCGCCGAGATCAAGGATCTGCGCGTCTCCGAAGTCCTCGACGCCCTCAACGAATTGCTCGCCGATCACATCTTCCCGGCCAAGGAAGACGGATCCGATCCGCGCCGTTGCCCGACCTGCGGCACCGGGACGCTCTCGCTCAAGCTGGGCAAGTACGGCGCCTTCATCGGCTGCTCGAACTACCCTGAGTGCAAGCACACCATGCAGCTCTCTGACGCCGCTGCCGGCGGCCTTTCGGAGAACGCTCCGAGCGACGGCATCCTCGGCGCCGATCCCGAGACGGGCGACAACGTCTACCTCAAGTCCGGCCGTTTCGGTCCTTATGTGCAGCTCGGGGACGAGAAGGAAGCCAAGCGCTCGTCCCTCCCCAAGGGCTGGACGCCCGACTCGATGACGCTCGATCGCGCACTCCAGCTCCTGTCACTGCCGCGCCTCGTGGGCGCCCATCCGGAGACCGGCCTGCCGATCACGGCTGCCCTGGGCCGCTACGGACCGTTCATTCTCCATGACGGCAAGTACGCCAACCTGCCCGATTTCGAAGAAGTCTTCACCGTCGGGCAGAACCGAGCGGTTGACCTGCTCGCCGCCAAGGCGGCCGGAGGCTTCAAGCGTGGCGGCGCTGCCGTTGCCGCCATCAAGACCTTCGAGCACGACGGCGGCCCCATCACCGTGCGCTCCGGGCGCTATGGACCCTATGTGAATCAGGGCAAGATCAACGCTACCATCCCCAAGGACGCCAAGCCCGAGGATGTGACGCTCGAACAGGCCCTCGCCCTTCTGGCCGCCCGCGCAGAAGCCACCGGCACCAAGACCAAGCGTGCCCCGGCCAAGAAAACGGCGACCAAGGCGGCAGCCACCAAAAAGGCCCCAGCCAAGAAGGCGACGGCGGCCAAGAAACCTGCTGCCAAGAAGGCGGCGACGAAAGCGGAGTAA
- the rnr gene encoding ribonuclease R produces MAKKPAERPTPRSGKAGPSRSSGPKRPRRNTDELPTREQILEAMATLPDIKGKRDLAKVLGVHGDMRTPFKRLLREMEGEGLVTRTRKTLRVTSALPAVTVLDIPSDADPDNLHAFPATWNEEEGERPRVEVVQPPNARVAPAPGDRILARIDPGEDVLPHYTARAMKILDKPRRGQIGIVRVDEDGARLIPVDRKQKEMRITGDDLGAARDGDLVEVEVKFSGRLMIPRAKVVEVIGNPATEGAVSLIAIHNLDIPYRFPASVEKAAEAATEATLKGREDWRQIPLVTIDPPDAKDHDDAVYAEPDKDPANPGGHIIYVAIADVAAYVRPGETLDREAYLRGNSVYFPDRVVPMLPERISNDLCSLKEGENRPSMAVRMVYSSEGIKKSHSFHRIMMRSAAKLSYQRAQDAIDGNPDDQTGPLLEPVLKPLWKAYAAMARARDKRGPLDLDLPERKILLNEQGMVDRIYIPDRLDAHRLIEEMMIAANVAAAETLERHKTPLLYRVHDTPSREKLTALREFLTSLDLSFDKTDAVRPANFNRVLATARKAGKIEQVSEMVLRSQAQAEYSAENYGHFGLNLDRYAHFTSPIRRYSDLIVHRALITALNLGNDGLSQSEIVKLPGIAQHISSTERRAMAAERETADRLLAGFLATKIGAQFVGRISGVTKSGLFVRLNETGADGFIPASTLGQDYYRYVEEQQAMIGDRTGEMFRLGDTVEVRLLEAAPVAGALRFELLSEGPRVNPSSYKRGGKRPTRSYGPKGRRR; encoded by the coding sequence ATGGCCAAAAAGCCAGCCGAACGCCCTACGCCACGCTCAGGCAAAGCCGGCCCGAGCAGATCCTCCGGCCCCAAGCGCCCACGCCGGAATACCGACGAGCTGCCCACCCGCGAGCAGATCCTGGAGGCCATGGCCACCTTGCCCGACATCAAGGGCAAGCGCGACCTGGCCAAGGTCCTGGGCGTGCACGGGGACATGCGCACGCCCTTCAAGCGGCTGCTGCGCGAGATGGAAGGCGAAGGCCTGGTTACGCGTACGCGCAAGACGCTGCGGGTCACCTCGGCGCTCCCTGCCGTAACCGTCCTCGACATCCCTTCCGATGCCGACCCGGACAATCTGCACGCCTTCCCGGCCACCTGGAACGAGGAAGAGGGCGAACGCCCGCGCGTCGAGGTGGTGCAGCCGCCGAACGCGCGCGTCGCCCCTGCCCCCGGCGACCGCATCCTGGCGCGCATCGATCCGGGCGAGGATGTCTTGCCGCACTACACTGCCCGCGCCATGAAGATCCTGGACAAGCCCCGGCGCGGCCAGATCGGCATCGTGCGCGTGGACGAGGATGGGGCGCGCCTCATCCCCGTGGACCGCAAGCAAAAGGAAATGCGGATCACCGGCGACGACCTGGGCGCGGCGCGCGACGGCGACCTGGTCGAGGTCGAGGTCAAGTTTTCCGGGCGCCTCATGATCCCGCGCGCCAAGGTCGTGGAAGTCATCGGCAACCCGGCCACGGAAGGCGCCGTGAGCCTCATCGCCATCCATAACCTCGATATCCCCTACCGCTTCCCCGCCTCGGTGGAGAAGGCGGCCGAGGCCGCTACCGAAGCCACGCTCAAGGGCCGCGAGGACTGGCGGCAAATCCCGCTCGTCACTATCGATCCGCCCGACGCCAAGGACCACGACGACGCCGTCTACGCCGAGCCCGACAAGGACCCGGCAAATCCGGGTGGACACATCATCTACGTGGCCATCGCCGACGTCGCCGCCTATGTGCGTCCCGGCGAGACGCTCGACCGCGAGGCTTACCTGCGCGGCAACTCGGTCTACTTCCCCGACCGGGTGGTGCCGATGTTGCCCGAGCGCATCTCGAACGACCTGTGTTCGCTCAAGGAAGGCGAGAACCGGCCATCCATGGCGGTGCGCATGGTCTACTCGTCAGAGGGCATCAAGAAGAGCCACAGCTTCCACCGCATCATGATGCGCTCAGCCGCCAAGCTGAGCTACCAGCGCGCCCAGGACGCCATCGACGGCAATCCGGACGACCAGACCGGCCCGCTGCTCGAACCTGTCCTCAAGCCGCTCTGGAAGGCCTACGCCGCCATGGCCAGGGCGCGCGACAAGCGCGGCCCGCTCGATCTCGACCTGCCCGAGCGCAAGATCCTGCTAAACGAGCAGGGCATGGTCGACCGCATCTACATTCCCGATCGGCTCGATGCCCATCGCCTGATCGAGGAAATGATGATCGCCGCCAACGTCGCGGCCGCCGAAACGCTCGAGCGCCACAAGACGCCCCTGCTCTACCGCGTCCACGACACGCCGAGCAGGGAGAAGCTCACCGCCCTGCGCGAGTTCCTGACCTCGCTGGACCTTTCGTTCGACAAGACCGATGCCGTGCGCCCGGCCAACTTCAACCGCGTGCTCGCCACCGCCCGCAAGGCCGGCAAGATCGAGCAGGTGAGCGAAATGGTGCTGCGCAGCCAGGCGCAGGCCGAGTACTCCGCCGAGAACTACGGCCACTTCGGCCTCAACCTCGACCGCTACGCCCACTTCACCTCGCCCATCCGGCGCTACTCGGACCTCATCGTGCACCGGGCGCTGATCACGGCGCTCAACCTGGGCAATGACGGCCTCAGCCAATCCGAAATCGTCAAGCTGCCGGGTATCGCCCAGCACATCTCCTCGACCGAGCGGCGCGCCATGGCCGCCGAGCGCGAGACGGCGGACCGGCTGCTGGCTGGGTTCCTGGCCACCAAGATCGGCGCACAATTCGTGGGGCGCATTTCAGGCGTGACCAAGTCCGGCCTCTTCGTGCGCCTCAACGAAACCGGCGCGGATGGCTTCATTCCGGCTTCCACGCTCGGCCAGGACTATTATCGTTATGTCGAGGAACAGCAGGCGATGATCGGCGACCGCACAGGCGAGATGTTCCGCCTGGGCGATACGGTGGAAGTGCGCCTGCTCGAGGCCGCCCCCGTTGCCGGCGCGCTGCGCTTCGAGTTGCTGTCCGAAGGCCCCCGCGTCAATCCGTCCTCTTACAAACGCGGCGGGAAACGCCCAACTAGGTCGTACGGCCCGAAGGGCCGCAGGAGGTAG
- a CDS encoding DUF983 domain-containing protein gives MGVEVQTLDKRAMWPALRNGMACKCPKCGKGNLFRAYLKVNDVCPNCGEELYHHRADDAPPYIAIVIVGHIIIFAMLHLEMVWHVAPVTYLYTMVPLGIVMPLLMLPSIKGFVVALQWANRMGGFDPANREAAY, from the coding sequence ATGGGTGTAGAAGTCCAAACTCTCGACAAGCGCGCCATGTGGCCTGCGCTGCGCAACGGCATGGCCTGCAAGTGCCCCAAATGCGGCAAGGGTAACCTGTTCCGCGCCTACCTCAAGGTCAACGACGTCTGCCCCAATTGCGGCGAGGAACTCTACCACCACCGCGCCGACGACGCCCCACCCTACATCGCCATCGTGATCGTGGGCCACATCATCATCTTCGCCATGCTGCACCTCGAAATGGTCTGGCATGTGGCGCCGGTCACCTACCTCTATACGATGGTCCCGCTCGGCATCGTCATGCCGCTGCTGATGCTGCCCTCGATCAAGGGATTCGTGGTGGCGCTGCAATGGGCCAATCGCATGGGCGGATTCGACCCGGCCAACCGCGAAGCCGCCTACTGA
- the rpmG gene encoding 50S ribosomal protein L33 — translation MAKAASVKIKLVSTADTGFYYVTKKNSRTMTEKMSMKKYDPVVRKHVEFKEAKIK, via the coding sequence ATGGCAAAAGCCGCCTCCGTAAAGATCAAGCTCGTCTCGACCGCCGATACCGGTTTCTACTACGTGACCAAGAAGAACTCGCGTACGATGACCGAGAAGATGTCGATGAAGAAGTATGACCCCGTCGTGCGCAAGCACGTCGAGTTCAAGGAAGCCAAGATCAAGTAA
- a CDS encoding PleD family two-component system response regulator, whose translation MTARVLIVDDIPTNVRLLEARLTAEYFEVLTASSGREALSICDRTEVDIVLLDVMMPEMDGFEVCQRLKSSTRTQHIPVVMVTALDQPSDRVRGLEVGADDFLTKPVDDVQLMARVKSLVRLKALTDELRARAQTGQQIAAEDALRAMDSITTEGGRILLIDSDARQGERIAGYLREHHEVDVLINPGDAVLSLATGGYELVLVSMSLGEFDPLRICSQMRTLEQGRTLPIILIAEDADRNRVVRGLDLGVNDFIMRPVERNELSARVRTQIRRQRYAVELRESVNHTLALAVTDELTGLYNRRYFDRHLALLLGKAQEQSRDMAVMLIDMDYFKAVNDTHGHDIGDAVLREFALRLRRNIRGVDLACRFGGEEFVVLMPDTDYRQAQGVAERVRQAVAERPFEAGAQRPLEVTVSVGVALNDSGGDTPEMVLKRADIALYRAKREGRNRVIFDAA comes from the coding sequence GTGACAGCGCGTGTGCTGATCGTTGACGATATTCCTACGAACGTGCGTCTTCTGGAGGCGCGCCTGACGGCGGAATATTTTGAAGTGCTTACCGCCAGTTCCGGCCGGGAGGCGCTGTCGATCTGCGATCGCACCGAAGTCGATATCGTCCTTCTCGACGTCATGATGCCCGAGATGGACGGCTTCGAGGTGTGCCAGCGGCTCAAGTCGAGCACCCGGACCCAACACATTCCCGTCGTGATGGTCACCGCTCTTGACCAGCCGTCGGACCGGGTGAGGGGCCTTGAGGTGGGAGCTGATGACTTCCTCACCAAGCCTGTCGACGACGTTCAGCTCATGGCTCGGGTCAAGAGCCTGGTGCGCCTCAAGGCGTTAACCGACGAGTTGCGGGCACGCGCCCAGACCGGCCAGCAGATCGCGGCCGAAGACGCTCTCAGGGCAATGGATTCGATCACGACGGAAGGTGGCAGGATACTGCTCATCGATTCCGATGCTCGCCAGGGCGAGCGCATCGCCGGCTACCTGCGCGAACACCACGAAGTGGACGTGCTCATCAATCCGGGCGATGCCGTGCTCTCGTTGGCGACGGGTGGGTATGAGCTCGTGCTGGTTTCCATGTCGCTTGGCGAGTTCGATCCGCTGCGGATCTGCTCGCAGATGCGGACGCTCGAGCAGGGCAGGACCCTGCCCATCATCCTCATTGCCGAGGATGCCGATCGCAATCGCGTCGTGCGCGGGCTCGACCTGGGCGTCAATGATTTCATCATGCGTCCTGTCGAGCGCAACGAGCTGTCCGCGCGTGTCCGCACGCAGATTCGGCGCCAGCGCTACGCGGTGGAGCTACGCGAGAGCGTCAATCACACTCTGGCGCTCGCCGTGACGGACGAGCTCACGGGGCTCTACAACCGCCGCTACTTCGATCGCCACCTGGCGCTCCTCCTCGGCAAGGCCCAGGAGCAGAGCCGGGACATGGCGGTGATGCTGATCGACATGGATTACTTCAAGGCGGTCAACGACACTCACGGCCACGACATCGGCGACGCGGTGCTGCGCGAGTTCGCCTTGCGCCTGCGCCGCAATATTCGCGGCGTGGACCTGGCCTGCCGGTTCGGCGGGGAAGAGTTCGTGGTGCTCATGCCCGATACCGACTATCGCCAGGCTCAGGGGGTTGCCGAGCGCGTCCGCCAGGCCGTTGCCGAGCGCCCGTTCGAGGCCGGGGCGCAGCGCCCGCTCGAGGTCACCGTCTCGGTTGGCGTGGCCCTCAATGATTCAGGGGGCGATACCCCCGAAATGGTGCTTAAACGCGCCGATATCGCCCTATATCGCGCCAAACGCGAGGGCCGGAACCGCGTGATTTTCGACGCCGCGTGA
- a CDS encoding response regulator: MAKTVMIVEDNELNMKLFNDLLESRGYSVIQTRNGMEALDLARAHHPDLILMDIQLPEVSGLVVTKWLKEDDDLASIPVIAVTAFAMKGDEERILQGGCEGYISKPISVPHFLETIAHYIGPAV, translated from the coding sequence ATGGCCAAGACGGTAATGATCGTTGAGGACAACGAGCTCAACATGAAGCTCTTCAACGATCTGCTCGAATCGCGCGGCTACTCGGTCATCCAGACCCGCAACGGGATGGAGGCGCTCGATCTTGCGCGCGCGCATCACCCGGATCTCATCCTGATGGACATCCAGTTGCCCGAAGTTTCGGGCCTGGTGGTGACCAAGTGGCTCAAGGAAGACGACGACCTGGCATCGATCCCCGTGATCGCGGTGACGGCCTTCGCCATGAAGGGCGACGAGGAGCGGATTCTTCAGGGCGGATGTGAAGGCTATATCTCCAAGCCCATATCAGTGCCTCACTTTTTGGAAACCATTGCTCACTACATTGGTCCGGCCGTTTAG
- a CDS encoding DUF3572 family protein, with protein sequence MDLHVDRLKPPPIDAKSLADMCLGYLAENPEELGNFMSMAGFDPASLRASVGSDSLGRGLIDYFASNEPLLLAFCANQNIAPDSFMRVWAKLNPVG encoded by the coding sequence ATGGACCTGCACGTGGACCGCCTGAAGCCGCCCCCGATCGATGCCAAGTCTTTGGCTGATATGTGTCTTGGATACCTCGCGGAAAACCCCGAGGAGCTGGGAAATTTCATGTCGATGGCCGGGTTCGATCCCGCCTCCCTGCGCGCCTCGGTCGGCAGCGATTCCCTGGGCCGCGGCCTTATCGATTATTTCGCCTCCAACGAGCCGTTGCTGCTGGCCTTCTGCGCCAACCAGAACATCGCCCCCGACTCGTTCATGCGGGTCTGGGCAAAGCTCAATCCCGTCGGGTAG
- a CDS encoding DNA polymerase IV, whose amino-acid sequence MAAVPFLCRDCMATGAAETPPSRCRLCGSPRILAHPELFTLSIAHVDCDAFYASIEKRDDPSLVDRPLIIGGGTRGVVSTCCYIARQSGVRSAMPMFTAKKLCPEAVIIRPNMAKYVGVSRQVRALMDALTPLVEPLSIDEAFLDLSGTEALHKAPPAVVLARFAKQVETELGITISVGLSHNKFLAKIASDLDKPRGIAVIGKAETVDFLAPRPISLIYGVGKVFSETLRKDGFTTIRQLQNHPLKDLVRRYGDSGARLSRLSRGEDSRPVSIDGEMKSVSSETTFNTDLSDFEALSTELLAQSERLSERLKAKGLVGDTVHLKLKSAGFRLRTRARALMIPTQLANVLYEHGVQLLAREIDGTAFRLIGIGVTGLEPASGSDPTDLLEPAIARKAAAERAMDRVRSRFGTDAVVRGKLYGRQTRPKTAENTERTDEK is encoded by the coding sequence ATGGCCGCCGTTCCCTTTCTTTGCAGGGACTGCATGGCAACGGGCGCGGCCGAGACGCCGCCGTCGCGCTGCCGCCTATGCGGCTCGCCGCGAATCCTCGCCCACCCCGAACTCTTCACGCTCTCGATCGCCCATGTGGACTGCGACGCCTTCTACGCTTCGATCGAGAAGCGCGACGATCCCTCGCTGGTCGACCGGCCGCTGATCATCGGGGGCGGCACGCGAGGCGTGGTTTCCACCTGCTGCTACATCGCGCGCCAGAGCGGCGTGCGTTCGGCCATGCCCATGTTCACGGCCAAGAAGCTGTGCCCCGAGGCCGTGATCATCCGGCCCAACATGGCCAAGTATGTCGGCGTCTCGCGCCAGGTGCGCGCCCTGATGGATGCCCTCACGCCTTTGGTCGAACCACTCTCGATCGATGAGGCCTTTCTCGACCTGTCCGGCACCGAGGCCCTGCACAAGGCTCCTCCCGCCGTGGTCCTTGCCCGCTTCGCCAAGCAGGTGGAAACGGAACTCGGAATCACCATCTCGGTGGGACTGTCACACAACAAGTTCCTGGCCAAGATCGCATCCGACCTCGACAAGCCCAGGGGCATCGCGGTGATCGGCAAGGCCGAGACCGTCGACTTCCTGGCGCCGCGCCCCATCAGCCTCATCTACGGGGTGGGCAAGGTATTCTCCGAGACGCTACGCAAGGACGGCTTCACGACCATCCGCCAGCTCCAGAATCATCCCCTCAAGGACCTCGTCCGGCGATACGGCGATTCCGGCGCGCGCCTCTCCCGGCTGTCGCGCGGCGAGGATTCGCGGCCGGTGTCGATCGACGGAGAGATGAAGTCGGTTTCGAGCGAAACCACCTTCAACACCGACCTGAGCGACTTCGAGGCCCTTTCGACCGAGCTTCTGGCGCAATCCGAGCGCCTCTCAGAGCGTCTCAAGGCCAAGGGGCTGGTGGGCGACACTGTGCATCTCAAGCTCAAGTCGGCAGGATTTCGCTTGCGAACCCGCGCGCGGGCCCTGATGATCCCTACGCAACTGGCCAACGTCCTATACGAACACGGCGTCCAGCTCCTGGCGCGCGAGATCGATGGCACGGCTTTCCGTCTCATCGGTATCGGCGTAACTGGACTGGAACCTGCCTCGGGCAGCGATCCGACCGACCTGCTGGAGCCGGCGATCGCCAGGAAAGCGGCCGCCGAGCGGGCAATGGACCGGGTGCGGTCGCGCTTCGGCACCGATGCGGTGGTGCGCGGCAAACTCTACGGGCGGCAAACCCGCCCCAAAACGGCAGAGAACACGGAAAGAACCGACGAAAAATGA
- a CDS encoding RidA family protein, with protein sequence MTKAIEKLREYGYELPSANPPVASYLPVCRSGNLLYISGQLSTGENGVVEGRLGDTMNVVQGGNAAELAAVNILAQIVHNGGVALEDIKRVVKLSVLVASTAEFTEHHLVANGASNLLVGVLGDKGKHARAAFGVAGLPLGAAVEIEAIVEV encoded by the coding sequence ATGACCAAGGCGATCGAGAAACTGCGTGAATACGGCTACGAGCTTCCCTCCGCCAATCCGCCGGTTGCGAGCTACCTGCCGGTATGCCGCAGCGGCAATCTCCTCTACATCTCCGGCCAGCTCTCCACGGGGGAAAACGGCGTGGTCGAAGGACGCCTCGGCGACACGATGAATGTCGTGCAGGGTGGAAACGCCGCCGAACTGGCCGCCGTCAACATCCTCGCCCAGATCGTTCACAATGGCGGTGTCGCGCTCGAAGACATCAAGCGCGTGGTCAAGCTCTCGGTACTGGTCGCCTCCACCGCCGAATTCACCGAGCATCACCTGGTCGCCAACGGCGCCTCCAACCTCCTGGTGGGCGTCCTGGGCGACAAGGGCAAGCACGCCCGCGCCGCTTTCGGCGTTGCCGGCCTGCCGCTGGGCGCGGCTGTCGAAATCGAAGCCATCGTCGAAGTCTGA
- a CDS encoding glycerophosphodiester phosphodiesterase family protein, whose amino-acid sequence MTKLNFDRPIAHRGLHDRQAGVIENSRSAFDAAIAAGFAIECDLQLTSDGVPVIFHDDDRKRLQGVDGMVRNATVAEMTSTPLLGSSTGDCPQTFDDFLAQVAGRVLLQVELKTQTHENTARLAEAAAKAVKDYKGPLVFESFDPHLIAAVRRAGFPGQVGIITYSYDEPDEDGRLTSSQRFQLRHLIHAPWSRFDFISCYQKSLDLPAIRFFRAMGVPVTAWTIRTPAEAREVAGRADQLVFEGFDPDRV is encoded by the coding sequence ATGACCAAGCTCAATTTCGACCGCCCAATCGCCCATCGAGGCCTCCACGACCGCCAGGCGGGCGTCATCGAGAACTCGCGCTCCGCCTTCGATGCCGCCATTGCCGCCGGCTTTGCCATCGAGTGCGACCTGCAGCTCACTTCCGACGGCGTCCCCGTGATCTTCCATGACGACGACCGCAAGCGCCTGCAGGGCGTCGACGGCATGGTGCGAAACGCCACGGTCGCGGAAATGACCTCGACGCCCCTGCTCGGCTCGTCGACCGGCGACTGCCCGCAGACGTTCGATGATTTCCTCGCCCAGGTCGCCGGACGCGTCCTGCTCCAGGTCGAGCTCAAGACCCAGACCCACGAGAACACCGCACGCCTCGCCGAGGCCGCCGCCAAGGCGGTCAAGGACTACAAGGGGCCGCTTGTTTTCGAATCCTTCGATCCCCATCTCATTGCTGCCGTCCGCCGCGCCGGGTTCCCCGGTCAGGTGGGCATCATCACCTACAGCTATGACGAGCCGGACGAGGACGGCCGCCTGACCAGCAGCCAGCGCTTCCAGCTCCGCCACCTGATCCACGCGCCGTGGTCGCGCTTCGACTTCATCTCCTGCTACCAGAAATCGCTGGATCTGCCCGCCATTCGCTTCTTCCGCGCCATGGGGGTGCCGGTAACCGCCTGGACCATCCGCACACCGGCGGAAGCCCGCGAGGTTGCCGGCCGGGCCGACCAGCTCGTCTTCGAAGGATTCGACCCCGACCGTGTCTGA